ACGAAACATTATTATTGTGCGCAATCTCGCTCACGGTTGCGCGTCTATCTTTTTTGCTTGCAATGTATATTAACGATTTTATAGCATAACCTTCAAGTGTTGTAAGTATCACTTTACCCTCTTTTCATTTTCAATTATTACTAAGGCGGTAATATTATAATACAATTTTATGAAAATTCAAGTTTATTTGTCCTACTTTCTGCCAATAATGATAATGCGTTCAGAGTCTATATGAAATTTTTCGAAATCGTAATTGCCGTAGTATTCTATATTCTTAAAAGCAAATTTCTTAAATAGGTTTATCATTTCAGTGAGAGAATAGATACGTATGTGTCTTATATAATCTTTCCTTAGATTGGGACCTACAATATATCGATGGGTAGATACAACGGATGTAACTGGATTAAATTTTCTACGTTCAAGTATAAATACACCATCTTCCTTTTCTTTAAAAGTTTCTCGAATAAAATATTTGAGTATATAGTCCCGATTTTCAATGTCAATTATGAGGGCTCCGCCCTTTTTTAGTGCATTATAGAAATTTGAAACGATTTTTTCATTTGTATCGTCATCAAAGTAGCCAAAGGAAGACCACATATTTATTACAGCGTCGAAAGAATCTTTAAAAGCAAGTTCTCTCATATCCACGAGTTTGAAATCCAAATTTTCAAGATTTAGGGCATTTTTGAAATCTTCTGCAAATTTTATATAAAGAGGGCTTGAATCAATACCTAAAACTCTATATCCTCTTTTTGCAAGTTCTATTGAGTGTCTTCCTATACCACAGCCAGCGTCAAGCACATATGAATTAGGAAGCAAAAACTTTTCAACAAAGTTAACCTGCTCTTTAGTTCTTTCTTCGTTTTGAGGTAAAAGAAAATATTTTAAATAAACATCGTCAAAATATTCTTTAGTCCAGTCCATTTGAGGCGATTTCTTTTGCAATTAAACTTGCAACATATGCATTATTTTTAATGAGTGCGATATTTGCTTCTAATGACTTTCCTTCACTCAATTCAAAAATTTTAGAGAGAAGAAAAGGTGTTACGCCTTTGCCTGTAATTTTGTTTTTCTTTAATTCCAACAGTGCGTTATTAATCCACCTTTCCATGGTTTCATATGGAATCTCATATTTCTCAGGTATCGGGTTTGCAACGAGAATTGCACCTTTTATGCCATATATATTCTTTATCCTAAGAACTTTTGCAACAACGCTCTCATCTACTGGATCAATCTTCAAACCACTTTTTCTTGAATAAAATGTAGGGAATTCGTTTGTCTTGTAGCCCAAAACAAGCACGCCTTTTGTCTCTAAATACTCAATAGTTTTTTGGACATCAAGAATTGATTTCACACCACTTGAAACTACGGCAATATTCCTCTCCGCAAGTTCATCAAGGTCTCTTGAGATATCAAAGGTCTCATTTACTTCTCGGTGAACACCACCTATACCTCCAGTTGCAAAAACTTTTATATCTGCTTTTTCAGCAAGAAAAGATGTAGCAGATACTGTGGTTCCTGCAGAAAGACCTTGTGCAACTGCAAGAGGTATTTCACGAGTCGAAACCTTCAGAACAGTTTCCTTTTTTGCTAAGGCTTCAATTTCGTCAGGACTTAAGCCAATAATTATTACTCCATCAAGGATACCAATTGTTGCAGGTGTGGCACCAGTTTCTATTACAGTTTTTTCAACGGATATGGCTGTTTCAACATTTTGTGGATATGGCATTCCATGAGTAACAATTGTAGTTTCCAATGCAACAATAGGGTCGCCATTCTTAAGAGCGGTAAGAATTCTATCGCTTATTCTCATTTTACGCCTTCTTTTGAGAGCTTGTAAATTGCTTCTAAACCAATTTTTATTGCATCTTCTTCTGCTTTCTTAAAAAGTTCCTCTGCACCAAAAGGCTTTACAGATTTCAAATACACATTTCCATCTAAAGCAAATAGTGCACCTGCCTTCACGCCACGTGCTGCGCTCACAATAAATACACAGCCACTCTCCATTTCTATTGCTTTAACTTTTGCCTTAACGAATTTCTCCATCTCCTCGTCAGAATAAGGAATATAAAAAGCATCTTCAGAAATAACGACACCATATGCTAAATTAGGTTTTATTTCTTTACCTACTTCAATAATGGTTTTTGTTATATCAAAATCTGCAACTGCAGGAAATGTAGTCCTTAGATAATTTGGAGTTGTTCCATCGTCTCTAATGCTTCCTGTTGCAACAACAACATCACCAACATTGAGGTTAGGATCAATTCCGCCTGCAGATCCCACTCTTATGAAAACTTTACCACCAAGGTTAATAAGCTCCTCTAAAACTATTGCAGTAGAAGGAGCACCCATTCCTGTTGTTGCTATTGTTATTCTTTCTCCCTTGTAGTAACCTGTATAAACATAGAGAAGTCTATACTCGTTAACAAGTTTTGGATTTTCAAGAAGATGAGACATCTTCTCTGCTCTTTGGGGGTTCCCAACGAGGATTACATAAGGTGAGATATCCTCACTTTCACATCTAATATGAAATTGTGCCATAATTTAACCTCCTAATATAGTATATAGTTTCTATATTATACATCTTTTGGTATAATTTCTAAGAGGTGAACTATGGAAGAAATGATTGAAAGGTTTATAAAGTATGCTAAAGTGAACACACAATCAAAAGAGGACTCTGAAACTTTTCCAAGCACAGAAGGGCAAATTGAGCTTGCGAAAATAATTAAGGAAGACCTTGAAAAAATAGGTATTCAGGCAACTTTAAGCGAATTTGGTTATGTGTATGCCTACATTCCTGCAAATGTTGAGCGCGCTATTCCTAAAGTTGGATTCCTTGCTCATATGGACACATCTCCAGAAGTAAGCGGTGAAAATGTAAACCCAAGAATTGTTGAGAATTACGATGGCAACGATATTCTTCTGAATAAAGAAAAAAATATTGTTCTTTCAAAAGAAAAATTTCCTGTTCTTAAAGAATTTGTTGGGCATGATCTAATTGTTACTGATGGAACAACCTTGCTTGGAGCAGATGACAAAGCAGGAGTTGTAGAAATAATACAGGCAATAAAAGAAATAATCGAAGGAAACTTACCTCATGGTGATATCTATATAGCATTTACACCTGACGAAGAAGTAGGAAGAGGTGTTGATAAGATTGACCTATCCGCTTTTAAACCCGACTTTGCATATACGCTTGACGGTGAAGGATACGGTTTGTTCGAGTTCGAGAACTTCAATGCGGCGTCCTTAAGATACAAGATCCACGGTATTAATACACATCCTGGAACTGCTAAAGGCGCAATGAAAAATGCTATTAAGATTGCCCAAGAATTGATGTTCCTCTTCCCTCCACTTGAGACTCCAGAAGCAACCTCAGGATACGAAGGCTTTTATCACTTCTATGAGATAAACGGAGGCGTAGAAGAGGTGAATTTAAAGGCTATAATAAGGGATCACGATAAGAATAAGTTCCAAACAAGAAAGTACTTTGCTGAAAACATTGCGAATTTCATAAATGATAAATATGGCGAAGGAACTGTTTCAATTGAAATTAAAGACCAGTACTATAATATGAGAGAGATAATTGAAAAGAACCCACAGATTGTAGATATTGCAAAAAAAGCATTCGAAATGTCTGGAATTGAATTCAAAACAAAACCAATTCGTGGTGGTACAGATGGTGCAAGGCTAACATATATGGGAATTCCTACACCAAATATTTTCTCAGGTGGATATAACTATCATAGCATATACGAGTTTGTTTCTATCCAGGCAATGGAGAAAGCGAAGGAAGTAGTTAAAAACATTATTAAAATTCTTGTCGAATCCTAATATTCTAAGGCTCTTCTTCTCCGCCTTCATCTTCGGGATTCTCTTCTTCGAGAGTCCCTTCTTCTTTTTCTAATTGTTTAAGGTATTGAGAAAGTTTTCGCTTTGCTTTTGCCTCAACCTGTCTTATTCTCTCCCTTGTTACTCCAAAAATGGTACCTACTTCTTCAAGAGTATGAGGGTATTCTCCATCAAGACCCATTCTGTATTTCAGTATTTCTCTTTCACGAGGTGTGAGTTTATTTAAAACCTTTTCTATCTGTTCTTTATAGTATTGATTTAAACTTTCTCCTTCCGGCGTAAGGTGTCTGTTATCCTCAATGAAATTCTCCAATCTGCTTTCTTCTTCATCGCCTACAGGCATTTCAAGTGAAAGTGGTTGTTGTGCAAGCCTCAAATATTTGCTTATCTTTTTTTCGGAAATGCCAGTTCTTTCTGCAATCTCTTTATAAGTAGGCTCTCTTCCTAATTCTTGCATAAGTTCTTTTGAAGCCTTCTCAATTTTATTTATGCTATCAACCATATGAACGGGAACTCTTATTAGTCTTGATTGATCTGCCAATGCCCTTGTGATAGCCTGTCTTATCCACCAGGTTGCATATGTTGAAAACCTAAATCCTTTTCTGTAGTCAAACTTCTCTGCCGCACGAATAAGTCCGAGGTTTCCTTCTTGGATAAGATCAAGGAACGAAAGACCATGTCCTGTGTAGCGCTTTGCAATACTTACTACAAGCCTTAAGTTTGCTCTCAATAGTTTTTCTTTTGCCCATTTCTTTTCTTCTTCTGTTCCGTGTGCTATCTTTTTTGCAAGTTCCATTTCTTCTTCTGGGGTTAAAAGGTCAACAGATCCAATTGTTGCAAGATAAGATTGTATTGGATTTTTAAGCTCTGTAATTTCTACCTCTTCTACTGCTTTTCTGCTTAGTTTTCCTTTGATCTTTTCAAGTCTTTCTTTGTCTCCAAATTTAACCTTAAGTTTTTGAAGAAGTATAAACATTTCATCTATTTCGTCCTCTGTAAGTGGCATCCTTTCCAAAGCGTCTGCGATTTCCTCGTATGAGAGAAAACCAGTAACCCTACCACGTTCGATAAGTTTACGGACCACTTCTTTTTCGTCCTTGCTTAAGTCTTTCAACTTCTTAAGGTAATTTTTAATTAGTTGCAAAGAAATGTCTTTTTCTTGCATGATCTCACCTTCCTTTATATTCTTTAATTAATTTGTTAAAAACTTTTATTTTTTCAAGTTTTTCTTCTCCGTCAAGCATTTGAATCTCATTGTATAATTCGTCTAGTTTTTGCTCGTAATCTTTTATATCCTTATACGACTCAATGTGCTCCCTCACTGATTCGTCTCTTGCAAGATACTCGTCCTTAAAATATAATTCTACCGCTTTATTATATGTTTCAGTGTCGAGTTCTAACCAATTTGCTGGATTTGGGTTAATACCTCTATCTAAGTCTTCCAGGGCTTTTAGCACAATTTTTTTATACGGTTCCTCAAAATCTGAAACAGGACAGAGTTTTAGAATGTCTTCAGTTAAAGGGCTTCCCTGTAGTATAGCCTGCGCAAAAACTTCCTGGATTTGAAGAATTTTGTTCTTAAGTTTCGGGGTAAGACTTAGCAAGTCTTTTTTTGAGCTATCTTTCGATTTTGTTGTATATTTATTATATGCATCAATTAAAAATCTCTCTTCAATCTTGGTTTTGAGAGAAATAATTTTTAGATATTCGTAAACGAGAGTCTTACTCTCAATTTTAGAAACAGTTTCAATGACTTTCTGTATAGCAGCATTTTTGGAAGCAAGAGTTCCATCTGTTTTTGATAATTCAAAATCGAGGATAAATAGGACAGGGTCTTTTGCACTCTTAAGCATTTCTATAACTGCATCTTTTCCATATTTAAGAATAATTTCATCTGGGTCAAGATTACTATTGCTTGTGATTACAAGGGGAGTTAATTCAACTTTGTTGCAAATTTCAACTGCCCTTTCTGCTCCGCTTCTTCCTCCAAGGTCATTATCGAAGAAGAAATATATTTTGGAAGCAAATCTTTTTAAAAGACGAGCATGTTGTTCTGTAAAGGATGTTCCCATTGTAGAAACGACATTTTTTATTCCGTTTTCAAATAAGGCAATTGCATCAAAATAACCTTCCACTACTATCGCTTCTTTAGTCTCTCTTATATACTCCTTTGACAAATTCATTAGGTAAAGTACTTCGCCCTTTTTAAAGATAGGTGAGTCAATTGAGTTTAGATATTTTGGTTCTTGACCTGAAAAACTTCTTCCGCTAAAACCGACAACTTTTCCGCTGAGGTCAAAAATTGGTATCATTATTCTATTGTAGAAATAAGAGACTACATTGCCTGCATTGTCAATTCTAAAATTCCCAGTTCTGAGTATGTCTTCCTTTTTGAATCCTTTTGAAAGGAGGTGATGAAAGATCTCTCTATTGTCCTCTCCTATAAAACCGATTTGGTGGGTTTTTATGCTTTCTTCTGTAAGTCCGCGCTTTAAGAGATATTCGTAAGGTAAGCCTTTCAGATGTTCGACAAAATAATTTTTAATTTCTTCGTTAATTTCAAGAAGAATGTCTCTGTCAATATTATCTTTAGGGATAAACTCAGGAACCTCAATGCCTGCTTCTTTAGCAAGTTGATTAATAGCGTCCTTAAAAGTAAGGTTTTCAATCCTCATAAGAAATGTAACGATGTCGCCGCTTGCACCACAGCCAAAACAGTGATAGAGTTGTTTTGAAGGGCTTACAGTAAAAGAAGGCGTCTTTTCTTGATGAAACGGACACAAACCAACATAGTTTGAGCCCTGTTTTTTAAGTTTAACATATCTACCAATAAATTCAACAATATCAATTTTATTATGAATTTCTTCTACAACTTCCCTAAGGTCTTTCATCAAATATAAATACGGGAAATAGGGTATAATTTCCTTTTAAAAAATTTTTGATTTTGAGAAAAATTTTCTATGATATTGGATTGGGAAACATAATACTTTGGACTAATTCGATTGCAAATCGATCGGTCATAGAGGATATATAGTCAGCAATGACTCGAACTTGCTCTCTTTTATTTTCTTTTAAATAGCTAACCGGATCTTTTGTTTGCAAAATAATAGGATGGGAGTACAGATAATCTTTTATTTTCTGTATATTCTCCATATAATAATCAAATAGAAAACTTATTATTATCTTTACTTTTTCCTCCTCTTTCTTTGGCTCTGAACCTACATACACTTTCTCAGTAAGGAAGTTTTTCCACTCGTCCATTGCCTTTTCGACTTCCTCGGAAATAGTTATTCTTTTTTTGTTTCTGCTCTCTTCTATAACATTTAGAATGAGAGTCGAGAGCCTTTTACTATTATTATCTCCAAGAATATTTTTAACGAACTTTGGCACATCATTTTCTTTTACAATTTTAGCACGTATTGCGTCATCAAGGTCATGGTGAAGATATGCAATTCTATCAGAAAGCCTTACCACTTGTCCTTCAAGTGTTGACGGGAGTGCATCTGTCGAAAAGTCTTTTAAGTCTTTCAGTCCTTTGCTATGTTTAGCTATTCCTTCTCGAACCTCATAAGTAAGATTTAATCCAAAAACTTCGTTACCGTCAGATCTTGTTCGCTTTTCAAGTAAATCTACAACTCTTAAGCTCTGTTCCGTATGAACAAATTGCATGTCAGAGAAATATTCTTTTACCTTATTGTTTAAAGCCTCTTCTCCTGCATGTCCGAATGGTGAATGTCCAAGGTCATGTCCTACTGCTATCGCTTCTGTTAAATCAGGATTAAGTCGGAGGGATCGAGAGATGGATCTTGAAATGGCCATTACTTCAAGAGTATGTGTGAGTCGATTCCTATAATGGTCTCCTTTTGGGGCTATAAAGACCTGTGTTTTATATTGAAGTCGTCTAAACGCTTTAGAGTAAATTATCCTATCAACATCCCTTTGAAAATCTGTTCTATAAGGATCTTTTTCTTCGGGGACTGCTCTCCCCTTTGAGTTTTTACTTAGAGTTGCAAGTGGGGAGAGCAGTCTTTCTTCTAATTCTTCGTATTCTTCCCTAATCACTTATCGATAAAAACGGATTTCCCTTTTTCTTTAACTGCAACCTGTGCTGCTGCGAGTCTTGCGATAGGTACTCTGAAAGGTGAGCAACTTACATAATCAAGTCCTGCGTAGTGGAAGAATTCAATAGATTCTGGATCACCACCGTGTTCTCCACAAACTCCAATTTCAAGTGATGGATTTGTATGTCTTCCTAAAACAACACCAATACGAACAAGTTTTCCAACACCATCTCTATCTATTGTCATAAATGGGTCTTTTTCAAGGATTTTATGTTCAAGGTAGTATGGCAAGAATGTTCCTTCTGCATCGTCTCTACTGTAGGCAAAAGTTGTCTGCGTTAAGTCATTAGTCCCGTATGAGAAGAAATCAGCATATTGTGCGATTTGGTCAGCTGTTAAGGCTGCTCTTGGAACTTCAACCATTGTCCCGATCTCTATCTTTGTATTTAACCCTGCTTCGGCAAGCTTTTCTTTTACTATCTTTTCTACTTTTTCACGAAGAATTTTCATTTCATTTACATGTCCAATTAGAGGAAGCATAATTTTTGGTTTTGGATCAAAACCTTCCTTTTTTAGTTGAATTGCGGCATCGACAATTGCCTGTGTTTGCATTTCATAGATTTCTGGGAAAATTATACCAACCCTACAACCTCTGAAACCAATCATCGGGTTAAACTCTGCAAGTTCTTTTGACCTCTTTAATTGTCTTTCTTTTTTCTTAAGGAGTTCTGGGTCTCCATTTGTTTGTCTCAATTCTTCGATTTCTTTCTCAAGTCTTTCTCTTTGAGGTAAGAACTCGTGCAACGGAGGATCAAGAAGCCTTATAATTACTGGATACCCGTCCATTTCTTTAAGAATTTCATAGAAGTCTTTCTTTTGAAGTGGCTCAAGTTTACTTAAGTGTTCTCTACGCTCCTCTGGTGTTTCTGCAATAATCATATCCTGCATTATAGGAAGTCTGTCTGGTTGAAGGAACATTCTTTCAGTTCTACAGAGTCCGACTCCCTCTGCTCCATAATATCTTGCTCTTCTTGCTTCTTCGGGGGTATTTGCGTTTGCTTTTACTCCAAGTTTTCTTAACTCATCAGCCATCTTTAAGAATTCTTCGAACTCACCGCTTAATTCTGGCTCAACCATAGGTACTTCGCCAAGAATAACATTTCCTGTTGTTCCGTCAATAGTTATAATATCATTTTCTTTTACGGTAACTCCATTTACTGTGAATAACTTGTTTTCAAGGTCAAGTTTTATTGACTCTGCACCGACGATACATGGAATACCCATTCCTCTTGCAACGACTGCTGCATGAGCGGTCATTCCTCCACGAGTTGTAAGAATGCCCTGTGAGTGCGCCATTCCTTCCAAGTCTTCTGGAGTTGTCTCAGGTCTTACCAGGATTACTGGCTCACCCTTCTTACCTCTTTCGGCAGCTTCTTTTACATCAAATACAACTTTACCAGAGGCAGCACCTGGGGATGCAGGCAAACCTTTTGCAATAACCTTTACTTCTGCCTTTGGATCTATCATCTTATGTAGTAACTGGTCAATTTGGTCAGTTGAAACTCTTAAGATTGCTTCTTCTTTTGTTATGAGTCCTTCCTTTACCATGTCAACTGCAATTTTTACGGCAGCACGCGCAGTTCTCTTGCCTGAACGAGTCTGAAGCATGTAGAGCTTCCCTTTTTCGATCGTGAACTCCATGTCTTGCATGTCTCTATAGTGATGCTCAAGAATATCTGCTACTCTTAGAAGTTCTTGATAGGTTTGGGGCATTTCATTTGCAAGTTCGTCTATCTGTTTTGGCGTTCTAATTCCTGCAACAACATCTTCTCCCTGTGCGTTTACAAGATACTCGCCGTAAAGTTTTTTCTCACCAGTAGAGGGATTCCTTGTGAAGGCAACTCCAGTTGCTGAATCGTTGCCCATATTGCCGAAGACCATCATAACGATATTTACAGCTGTACCTAAATCATCTGGAATCTTATTAAGCATTCTATAAGTAATAGCTCTTGGATTGTTCCATGATTTGAAAACTGCTTCTATTGCAAGGAACAACTGCTCCATTGGATCCTGAGGGAAATCTTTTCCAGTATGTTCTTTATAGAGCTTCTTGTAATCTGCTATTACTTCTTTTAGAACATCCTCTGTAAGTTCCACATCTGAAGTAAATCCGTGTTTTTCTTTGTGTGCCGAAAGGATCTTCTCGAACTCCTCATGCGGAACACCCATTACAACATCACCAAACATCTGAATGAACCTTCTGTAACTATCATAAGCAAATCTACCATTCTGGGTAAGCTTCTTTAATCCTTCAACCGCCTCGTCATTAAGCCCAAGGTTAAGAATTGTGTCCATCATTCCTGGCATAGAAACGGGTGCTCCAGATCTAACTGAGACAAGAAGAGGATTCTCGGGATCTCCAAATTTCTTTCCGGTTTTTTGTTCAAGTTTTCTTAGGTGCTCTAGTACTTCTTGCTTAATCTCCTCGCTTATGTAGCCTTTCTTCTGATAGTCTTTGCAAGCTTCTGTTGTAATTGTAAAACCTGGTGGAACAGGAAGTCCAATTCTTGTCATTTCAGCAAGTCCTGCTCCTTTACCGCCAAGAAGGTTTCGCATTTTTTCGCTACCTTCTTCAAAATCATAAACCCATTTTGCCATAATTACCTCCATTACTAAAATTTTTTCTAATCTTTATATTTTACCATAAATAAGCTGAATGTGTTATTTTTCTATCACAACTTCAGAAAACATTGCAAAACTCTCAAAGACCTGCAGTACATTTGAAAGTAGTGCAAGTCTGTTGTTTCTTATTTTTTCATCTTTATCCATTACAAGAACATGATCAAAAAACTTATTAACTGCCGGAACATATAGATATAGAAGATGGATTATTGCATCGTAATCACCGTTTTTAATAAGTTCTGAAATCAGCTTTTCACTTTCCTTTGTTACTTCGAATAATTCCTTTTCCTCTTTCTCGATCAACAGATCCGGAACGATCAAACTACTATTTAAACTCGCTTTTTGTAAAATGTTTCGTATTCTTTTATGTGCAATAACAATTTCCTTGAACTTTTCATCATCTTTATACTTTTCAAGCGTTTTTGCCCTTTCAAGGAATGTAGGAAGGAAATCTATAGGAAGTTCAGTAACAGCATTTGCACTATCATAACTTATGTTATTAGACCTAATAAAGTAGTTTGCTCTTTCCTTTAAAAGGTTTACTACTTCTTTTGAAATCTCCGTTTTCTCTTTATCTAATTCTTTAAGGCTCGCAATAAATTCAATAAGTTTTGTGATAGGGAATTCTTTTTGTTCAAGAGACATAACAACCTGAACTATAGAAAGTGCGCTCCTTCTTAGTCCAAGCGGATCTTTTGAACTTGTAAACTCGATTCCTTTCCCAATACTTAAAACAAGCGTATCCAATTTATCTATGATACTTAAGTATTTTCCAAGAGTACTCTTTGGAAGGTCATCTCCCGCAAATCTTGGTAAGTATTGTTCGGCTATTGCCTGCGAGATTTCATCTTCTAAACCTTCCAGTTTTGCGTAAATGCCACCCATTGTTCCCTGTAGCTCTGGGAACTCCTTCACGACTTGAGTTGTTATGTCAGCCTTAGATAAGTAGGCTGCTTTTTTAAAAAGGGACGAGGTCCTATCATCGAGCGATAAAAGTCTACTTAAAAATTCTGAAATCTGAACAAGTCTCTCTGTTTTATCGTAGAGCGTTCCAAGTCCGTTAATAAAAATTATATCTTTTAGTTTTTCTACTCTTGATTCAAGTTTTTCTTTTTTATCTTCTTCAAAGAAGAAGGCACCATCATAGAGCCTTGCAGTTGCAACCTTTTCATAGCCTTTTTTAACGTTTTCAATAAAGTCTGAGATTCCGTTTCTCACTCCTATAAAATACGGCATTACTTTGCTTGAATCTTTCGAGAAAACAGGAAAAGATTTTAGATGATCTTTTATAACACTTTCTACAATACAGTCGGGTATATTAAAGTTCAAAAGATTAAGTTCACAAAGAAATGGCGTTGGAAATTCAGTTAAATTAACAACTTCCTCTAAAAACTCAGGTTCATACTTTACACGTCCAGAAACCGATGAAGCAAGTTTTTTTAGTTCTTTTTCGACAATATTTTTTCTCTCTTCAAATTCAAGAATGACATAACGTTCTCTTAATTTTTTAAAATAATCAATCGGGCTATCACAAATAAATTCAATAGGAGAGTCAAAATAAAATCCATATGACTTGTTTGAAGATTTGATACCAGCATATTCTATATCAACTATATCGTTACCAAAAAGCGAAAGCAAACTTCTAATGGGGCGAATGAAAACAACATTTGACTCATTCCATCTCATACCGCGGGGAAAGTTAAGATTTTTAAGAGCAAATTGCGCAACTTCCTTTAGAATTTCGACTGCAGACCTTCCTGAGATCTTCTTGTATCCGAATATGTATTTATTCCCTTTAATTTCCTTTGTCTCAATATCTTGATAAGTTAGTCCATTATTTTCAATAAACTTCTTTAATGCCTCTGTTTCTTTTCCTTCCTCGTCATATGCAATCTTATAAGGTGGGCCTTTAATTTCGTTTATGCTATCTTCTTCTTT
The genomic region above belongs to Caldisericum sp. and contains:
- a CDS encoding nucleoside phosphorylase — protein: MAQFHIRCESEDISPYVILVGNPQRAEKMSHLLENPKLVNEYRLLYVYTGYYKGERITIATTGMGAPSTAIVLEELINLGGKVFIRVGSAGGIDPNLNVGDVVVATGSIRDDGTTPNYLRTTFPAVADFDITKTIIEVGKEIKPNLAYGVVISEDAFYIPYSDEEMEKFVKAKVKAIEMESGCVFIVSAARGVKAGALFALDGNVYLKSVKPFGAEELFKKAEEDAIKIGLEAIYKLSKEGVK
- a CDS encoding pseudouridine-5'-phosphate glycosidase, producing the protein MRISDRILTALKNGDPIVALETTIVTHGMPYPQNVETAISVEKTVIETGATPATIGILDGVIIIGLSPDEIEALAKKETVLKVSTREIPLAVAQGLSAGTTVSATSFLAEKADIKVFATGGIGGVHREVNETFDISRDLDELAERNIAVVSSGVKSILDVQKTIEYLETKGVLVLGYKTNEFPTFYSRKSGLKIDPVDESVVAKVLRIKNIYGIKGAILVANPIPEKYEIPYETMERWINNALLELKKNKITGKGVTPFLLSKIFELSEGKSLEANIALIKNNAYVASLIAKEIASNGLD
- the pepT gene encoding peptidase T, which gives rise to MEEMIERFIKYAKVNTQSKEDSETFPSTEGQIELAKIIKEDLEKIGIQATLSEFGYVYAYIPANVERAIPKVGFLAHMDTSPEVSGENVNPRIVENYDGNDILLNKEKNIVLSKEKFPVLKEFVGHDLIVTDGTTLLGADDKAGVVEIIQAIKEIIEGNLPHGDIYIAFTPDEEVGRGVDKIDLSAFKPDFAYTLDGEGYGLFEFENFNAASLRYKIHGINTHPGTAKGAMKNAIKIAQELMFLFPPLETPEATSGYEGFYHFYEINGGVEEVNLKAIIRDHDKNKFQTRKYFAENIANFINDKYGEGTVSIEIKDQYYNMREIIEKNPQIVDIAKKAFEMSGIEFKTKPIRGGTDGARLTYMGIPTPNIFSGGYNYHSIYEFVSIQAMEKAKEVVKNIIKILVES
- the dnaG gene encoding DNA primase yields the protein MKDLREVVEEIHNKIDIVEFIGRYVKLKKQGSNYVGLCPFHQEKTPSFTVSPSKQLYHCFGCGASGDIVTFLMRIENLTFKDAINQLAKEAGIEVPEFIPKDNIDRDILLEINEEIKNYFVEHLKGLPYEYLLKRGLTEESIKTHQIGFIGEDNREIFHHLLSKGFKKEDILRTGNFRIDNAGNVVSYFYNRIMIPIFDLSGKVVGFSGRSFSGQEPKYLNSIDSPIFKKGEVLYLMNLSKEYIRETKEAIVVEGYFDAIALFENGIKNVVSTMGTSFTEQHARLLKRFASKIYFFFDNDLGGRSGAERAVEICNKVELTPLVITSNSNLDPDEIILKYGKDAVIEMLKSAKDPVLFILDFELSKTDGTLASKNAAIQKVIETVSKIESKTLVYEYLKIISLKTKIEERFLIDAYNKYTTKSKDSSKKDLLSLTPKLKNKILQIQEVFAQAILQGSPLTEDILKLCPVSDFEEPYKKIVLKALEDLDRGINPNPANWLELDTETYNKAVELYFKDEYLARDESVREHIESYKDIKDYEQKLDELYNEIQMLDGEEKLEKIKVFNKLIKEYKGR
- a CDS encoding class I SAM-dependent methyltransferase, producing the protein MDWTKEYFDDVYLKYFLLPQNEERTKEQVNFVEKFLLPNSYVLDAGCGIGRHSIELAKRGYRVLGIDSSPLYIKFAEDFKNALNLENLDFKLVDMRELAFKDSFDAVINMWSSFGYFDDDTNEKIVSNFYNALKKGGALIIDIENRDYILKYFIRETFKEKEDGVFILERRKFNPVTSVVSTHRYIVGPNLRKDYIRHIRIYSLTEMINLFKKFAFKNIEYYGNYDFEKFHIDSERIIIIGRK
- a CDS encoding deoxyguanosinetriphosphate triphosphohydrolase, yielding MIREEYEELEERLLSPLATLSKNSKGRAVPEEKDPYRTDFQRDVDRIIYSKAFRRLQYKTQVFIAPKGDHYRNRLTHTLEVMAISRSISRSLRLNPDLTEAIAVGHDLGHSPFGHAGEEALNNKVKEYFSDMQFVHTEQSLRVVDLLEKRTRSDGNEVFGLNLTYEVREGIAKHSKGLKDLKDFSTDALPSTLEGQVVRLSDRIAYLHHDLDDAIRAKIVKENDVPKFVKNILGDNNSKRLSTLILNVIEESRNKKRITISEEVEKAMDEWKNFLTEKVYVGSEPKKEEEKVKIIISFLFDYYMENIQKIKDYLYSHPIILQTKDPVSYLKENKREQVRVIADYISSMTDRFAIELVQSIMFPNPIS
- a CDS encoding sigma-70 family RNA polymerase sigma factor, whose product is MQEKDISLQLIKNYLKKLKDLSKDEKEVVRKLIERGRVTGFLSYEEIADALERMPLTEDEIDEMFILLQKLKVKFGDKERLEKIKGKLSRKAVEEVEITELKNPIQSYLATIGSVDLLTPEEEMELAKKIAHGTEEEKKWAKEKLLRANLRLVVSIAKRYTGHGLSFLDLIQEGNLGLIRAAEKFDYRKGFRFSTYATWWIRQAITRALADQSRLIRVPVHMVDSINKIEKASKELMQELGREPTYKEIAERTGISEKKISKYLRLAQQPLSLEMPVGDEEESRLENFIEDNRHLTPEGESLNQYYKEQIEKVLNKLTPREREILKYRMGLDGEYPHTLEEVGTIFGVTRERIRQVEAKAKRKLSQYLKQLEKEEGTLEEENPEDEGGEEEP